The Anaerohalosphaeraceae bacterium genome has a segment encoding these proteins:
- a CDS encoding chemotaxis protein CheW, which translates to MTTAVQETTARKNGAQEGKYLTFALGKEEYGLEILKVREIIGYMNITAVPRTPEFVKGVINLRGQVIPVIDLRLRFGMDAAEVTDQTCIIVAEINQNGKTFNAGLIVDRVQEVLDIAAEDIEESSHLGTAVQTDFILGIGKVGSSIKILLDIDQVLGSVRLSESAETASE; encoded by the coding sequence ATGACAACGGCCGTACAGGAAACAACCGCAAGAAAAAACGGTGCTCAGGAAGGCAAGTACCTGACCTTCGCTCTCGGAAAAGAAGAATACGGGCTGGAAATCCTGAAAGTGCGGGAAATCATCGGCTATATGAACATTACCGCCGTCCCCCGCACACCGGAATTCGTCAAAGGCGTCATCAACCTGCGCGGACAGGTTATTCCGGTCATTGACCTGCGTCTGCGGTTCGGGATGGACGCCGCCGAAGTCACCGACCAGACCTGCATCATCGTGGCGGAAATCAACCAGAACGGCAAAACCTTCAACGCCGGCCTGATTGTGGACCGCGTCCAGGAAGTGCTCGACATCGCCGCCGAAGACATCGAGGAATCCTCACATCTGGGGACCGCCGTCCAGACCGATTTTATTCTGGGCATCGGAAAGGTCGGCTCCTCCATCAAGATTCTGCTGGACATCGACCAGGTCCTCGGCAGCGTCCGCCTCAGCGAATCCGCCGAAACCGCTTCCGAGTAA